Part of the bacterium genome is shown below.
CGCTCGCCTGGCTGGTCGCCGGCTGGGGTGGCGGCACCGTCGTCCACTGGCGCGCGCACCTGCGCCGCCCGTTCCGGGACGAGCGCCACCGCCGCGCCTACCGCCTGGTCCTGGGGCTGCTGCTGCTCGCGCCGCCGACCGTCATCGGCGGCTACCTCCTGGAGTGGGAAGAGTTCTTCACGTACGTGATGCCGCTCGGGACCATCGCCATCCATTTCATCATCTTCCTGGGCGTGGCCCGGCTGCGGTTCTACGACATCGAGGTGCGCGTCGCGCGCAGCGGCGAGATCGCGAGCCGCGCGGGCGAGCTCGAACGGCTGGCGGCGGTGGGCGAACTGGCCGCGTCCGTGGCGCACGAGGTGCGCAACCCGCTGACCGGCATACGCTCCCTCGCCCAGCGCATGGCCGAGGAGCCCCTCGACCCGGAGCGCCTGCGGCGCTACGCGTCCGTCGTCGTCGAGGAAGCCAGCCGCCTGGACCGCATCGTCACGAGCCTCCTCTCCCTCGCCCGCCGAGGCACGCTGGGCGCCTGGTCCGGCGAGCCGACCCGCCTCGCCTCCCTGTTCGACGACCTGCTCCTGCTGACCGCCGCGCGCGCGGCCCGCGCAGGCGTCACTGTGCGCGCCGAGCGGACCACGATCGTCGCTCCCGCGCCGCGGGAGGCGCTGGCCCAAGCGCTGCTCAACCTGCTGCTCAACGCGCTCGCCCACACGCCTCGAGGCGGCACGGTGACTCTGAGCGCGAGCGACGGCGACCGCGTCACCATCTCCGTGCGCGACACCGGCCCCGGCGTCCCGCCCGCCGAGCGCTCGCGCATCTTCGAGCCGTTCTACACGGCCAGCGTGGACGGCACGGGGCTCGGCCTGAGCGTGGTCCGGCGCATCGCCCGCGAGCTGGATTGGGAGCTGGAGGTCGACGACGCGCCGGGCGGCGGCGCCGAGTTCAGGATCCGGCTGCCGGCGGCGCCGGCACCGCGCGGCCCGGACGCGCGGGCAGCGCTGCGCGAGCGAGCGTCCCGCGGCCTGGCCAGTGACCGGCCCCGCGCCGCGAGTCCAATGGGGGCGTCGTCGCCATGAACGTCCTCGTCGTCGACGACGAACCCGCAGTCCGCTTCTCGCTCGTCGAGCTGCTCGAGGCGGCCGGACACACCGTGCGCGCCGTGGAGCACGGGCCCGCCGCCCTCGAGGCGCTCGCCGAGGAGCCTGCGGACCTCGTGCTCTCCGACCTGCGCATGCCCGCCCTCGACGGCCTGGCGCTCATGGCCGAGGTGCGCGCGCGCCACCCCGCCACCGTCTTCGTGCTGATGACGGCGTACGGCGACGAACGCACCGCCGTCGCCGCCCTCAAGGAGGGCGCGTACGATTACCTGCCCAAGCCGTTCGACAACGAGGAGGTCCGCTCCCTCGTCCGGCGCGTGCACGAGATGCTCGCGCTGCGGGCGGAGAACGAGCGTCTGCGCGCGGAGCTGGCGGACCGGCGCGGCCCGCTCATCGGCGGGTCGCCGGCGATGCGCGCGATCTACGAGATCATCGACCGCGCCGGCCCCACCGACGCGGTGGTCCTGATCACCGGCGAGAGCGGCACCGGCAAGGAGCTGGTGGCGCGCGCGATCCACGAGGCGAGCCGCCGCCGGGACGGCCGCTTCGTCGCCCTCAACTGCGGCGCGCTCCCGCCGGAGCTGGTGGAGAGCGAGCTGTTCGGCCACGCCAGGGGCGCGTTCACCGGCGCCGACCGCGACCGCGAGGGCCTCTTCGAGGCGGCCAGCGGCGGCACCCTCTTCCTCGACGAGATCGGCGATCTCGCCCTGCCGGCGCAGGCGAAACTCCTGCGGGCCCTCGAGGACCGCGCCGTCCGCCGCCTTGGCGAGAACCGGACCCGCCCGGTGGACGTGCGCCTCATCGCCGCGACGAACCGGCCGCTCGAGCGCATGGTCCAGGACGGCACGTTCCGCGAGGACCTGCTCTACCGACTCCGCGTCATCCAGATCGACATCCCGCCGCTGCGCGAACGTCGCGAAGACATCGTGCCGATCGCCATCCACTTCATCCACGAGCTCGCCGCGCGACACGGCCGCAGGGTCGAAGACCTCGCGCCTGATGCGCGCCGCGCGCTGCTCGCCTACGACTGGCCCGGCAACGTCCGCGAGCTGCGGAACGCCATCGAGCGCGCCGTCGTGCTGGCGAACGGGCCTGCGCTCACTGCCGCGGACCTGCCCGCCAGCGTGACCGGCTCCGCCGCGCCGCTCCGCCCTGCCGAGGCGGCGCTCGCTGGCCTCTCCTACCGCGATGCGCTCGCCCGCGCCCGCCGCGACTTCGACCGCGCGTTCCTCTCCGCGGCCCTCGAGCGCCACGGCGGCAACATCACCCGCGCCGCCGAGGAGCTGGGGCTACACCGGCAGAGCCTTCAGAAGCTGTTGAAGAAGGCGGGGTTGTAAGGGCGGAAGAGCCGCCCGGCGCTCTTTGTGATTGCCGATCGCGAGCCGGATCGCCGGCCCGCCGCGCGGCTCGCGCAGCCGGTTCAGCCGCGCCATCGCCTCCTGCATCTCCAGCGCGGCCCTCACCGCGCGCGCAGGCGCGTCGGGCTGTGCAACGGGCGCCCCGAACACGGTCCTTAATCGAGCCGGTCTGCGCAGGGGTAAGCACCGGCGCTGCACTCGTGAGGGCGAGGGCGGCGAGGAGGGGCGTCAGCGTGCCGCGATCGATGGAGAGGAGCGGCACGCGCGCACCCATGCGAACGTGGAACGGGAAGAGCGGCCAACGGGCGAGAACGCGGCAGGTCCGGCGAACGGCGCCGCCACGGCCAGGCTCGGTCCCGGCGGGCGTGCTTCCGCTCCGCTGGGATACGACCACGTCCGGGAACGAAACGCCCCGGCCGCGCGAGGCGCTTCTCAACCGGGTCACGCGCAGACTGCCCCGGCGACTGATCAGGACGTGCACGCCCTACGGCGCATCAACGGCTCCGCTGCCTCGGCAGCGCACCTTCGCCCCCGCCCTCGCCCCGGCCCGCAGAGCCCCCTACATTTCCGCCCCATGCACCAGGCCCGCTTCGCCACCGCCGCCATGGGCACGCGCTTCGAGCTCGTGCTCTTCTCCGAGGAGCCCGCGCAGCATCGCGCCGCGGCCGAGGCCGCCATCGAGGAGATCGAGGCGGCCCATCGGCGCTACACCCGCTTCGCCTCGGACAGCCTGGTCTCGCACATCAACCGCACGGCCGCGCACACGCCCGT
Proteins encoded:
- a CDS encoding Fis family transcriptional regulator; this translates as MNVLVVDDEPAVRFSLVELLEAAGHTVRAVEHGPAALEALAEEPADLVLSDLRMPALDGLALMAEVRARHPATVFVLMTAYGDERTAVAALKEGAYDYLPKPFDNEEVRSLVRRVHEMLALRAENERLRAELADRRGPLIGGSPAMRAIYEIIDRAGPTDAVVLITGESGTGKELVARAIHEASRRRDGRFVALNCGALPPELVESELFGHARGAFTGADRDREGLFEAASGGTLFLDEIGDLALPAQAKLLRALEDRAVRRLGENRTRPVDVRLIAATNRPLERMVQDGTFREDLLYRLRVIQIDIPPLRERREDIVPIAIHFIHELAARHGRRVEDLAPDARRALLAYDWPGNVRELRNAIERAVVLANGPALTAADLPASVTGSAAPLRPAEAALAGLSYRDALARARRDFDRAFLSAALERHGGNITRAAEELGLHRQSLQKLLKKAGL